AGCTGGGCATCCCGACGGTGACGGACAGGCTGATCCAGCAGGCGCTGCTACAGATTCTGCAGCCGTTGCTGGACCCAGGGTTCAGTGATCATAGCTACGGCTTTCGTCCCGGTCGCAGCGCTCACCAAGCGGTACTGGCAGCGCAGCGATACATTCACTCGGGGCGGAACATCCTGGTGGACGTCGATCTGGAGCAGTTTTTCGATCGCGTCGACCATGACCTGTTGATCGCTCGACTGAGCAGAAAGGTGACCGACCGAGGCGTTCTGCGTCTGGTCCGGGCCTACCTGAACAGCGGGACGTTGATCGACGGCGTGGTGGTGGCCAGTGAACGAGGGACACCGCAAGGCGGCCCCCTTTCACCACTGCTGGCCAATGTATTGCTGGATGAGGTGGACAAAGAGTTGGAGCGACGAGGCCATTGCTTCGTCAGGTACGCGGACGACGCGAATGTTTACGTACGCAGCCTCAAGGCCGGTCAGCGGGTAATGGCAGTGCTCCGTCGCCTTTATGATCGACTCAGGCTGCAAGTGAACGAACGCAAGAGCGCGATTGCCAGTGCGTTTGGCCGCAAGTTCCTGGGCTACAGCTTTTGGCTGTCGGCTCAAGGCGAGATCAAACGCGGGGTGGCCAGCCAAGCACTGCAGCGGTTCAAAAGCCGCATCCGACAGCTGACGTCTCGAAACGGAGGCCGAAGTGTGTCGCAAGTGGTGGAAAGCCTGAGGCCTTACCTACTGGGTTGGAAAGCGTACTTCGGTCTATCGCAAACCCCTCGTCGTTGGCGGGGTTTTGATGAGTGGATACGCCGACGACTCAGGGCCATCCAGCTCAAACAATGGAAAACCGGACGGAGAACGTACCGTGAACTGCGCAAACTTGGAGCATGGCCTGATCTGGCAGCGGCGATAGCCGGCAACAGCCACAGGTTCTGGCACAACAGTGTCGGTCTGATCCATGGAGTGCTCACGGTGGCGTGGTTCGACCGGTTGGGTCTACCTCGACTCTGCTGACCTCAACTTCTCGAACCGCCCGGTGCGGACCCGCATGCCGGGTGGTGTGGCAGGGGCGCGGCCCGATGGCCGCCCCCTATGCCGATTCTCAATCGCCGAAAGGAACCAAAGGGCTTGCCCCTGCATCCGGCCCGGCTTCGCCGGGTCCCCTCGCGGCGTCATCGTCTTCGCCTGGTTTCAGATCGGTTTGGGCAGCAGGATGACTTGTCCCCTGCCGGCGCGAGTCACCCCTCTCCTCTTCTGGGAGAGGGGCGGGGGAGAGGGCGGTATCCGCAGACTGGGAGTGGGTCAGGGCGCCACGCAAAATCGCCAATCCAGTGTGAACAGGAATTCCCCGATATTCCGCGATGAACCAGAAAAAAGGCACCCGAAGGTGCCTGGAGGAAAGCCGGGATGAAGGGAGCCTTCCCCACCCCGGTGGCGCATCAGAGGATCGACAGCGGGTAGTTGATGATCAGGCGGTTCTCGTCGAACTCGTTGTTACTGAAATCGCGACGGATGCTCGCATTGCGCCACTTCAGGTTGAGGGCCTTGAACGCGCCGCTCTGCACGGTGTAGCCCAGTTCCGTCTCGCGGCCCCATTCCTTGCCGTCCGTCACGGCGCCTGTGTGGACGTCGTCACCGCTGATGTAGCGGTTCATCAGGGTCAGGCCGGGGATGCCGAGGGCGGCGAAGTTGTAGTCGTGGCGCAGCTGCCAGGACTTCTCCTTGGCGTTGTCGTAGCTGGAGTTGTAACTGTCGTTGGCCAGGGTGCCGCCGCTGGTGCCGTTCACCCGCATCCAGGCGTCATCGCCGCCGACCTTCTGCAGGCCGACGTAGAAGGTGTTGCCACCGTACCTGGCGGAGAGCAGGGCGGACCAGGTGCGGTTATCCAGGTCGCCGGCCAGCGCCGAGCCGTCTTCCTTGCCGTTGAAGAAGCCGAGGTTGGCGCCCAGGGTCCAGTCGCCCACCGGCTGGCTGTGCATCACCTGCAGGTACTGCTGCTGGTAGATGTCTTCCAGCTCGGCGTACCAGAGGCCGACCAGGGTGCGGTTCTCGTTGAAGGCGTATTCGCCGCCGGCGAAGTTGAAGCGGTCGGAGGTGAAGGCCGCCTTGCCGTTCATGGACAGGTCTTCCAGGCTGGCGTCGTTGCGCGGACTGTTCTGGCGGAACTGGCCGCCGTAGAGGGTCAGGCCGTCGATCTCCTTCGAGGTGACCTGGCCGCCCTGGAAGGTCTGGGGCAGGGAGCGGCCGTCGTCGGCGCGCAGGATCGGCAGCACCGGCATCCATTCGCCCACCTTCAGTTCGGTGCTGGAGACCAGCATCTTGCCGGCCAGCGCCAGGCGGCCGAAGTCGTCGGCGGGACGACCGTCGTCATGCACCGGCAGCAACTGGGTGCCCCTGGTGCCCCTGCCGCCATCCAGCTTCACCGACAGCAGGCCGAGGGCGTCGACGCCGAAGCCCACCGGGCCTTCGGTGAAGCCCGAGCGGGCGTCGAGGATGAAGCTCTGGGTCCACTCTTCGGCCTTGCCCTGCGGGTAGGTGGGGTCGACGAAGTTGCGGTTGATGTAGAAGTTGCGCAGGTTCAGGCCGACCTTGGCGTCTTCGGCGAAACCGGCGGCATGGACGCTGGCGGGCAGCAGGGCAAGCCCGCAGGCGAGGGTGGCGGAAGCGGCCAGGCTGGATTTGAGGGCGTTGCGGAGG
This genomic window from Pseudomonas furukawaii contains:
- a CDS encoding OprD family porin — protein: MTLRNALKSSLAASATLACGLALLPASVHAAGFAEDAKVGLNLRNFYINRNFVDPTYPQGKAEEWTQSFILDARSGFTEGPVGFGVDALGLLSVKLDGGRGTRGTQLLPVHDDGRPADDFGRLALAGKMLVSSTELKVGEWMPVLPILRADDGRSLPQTFQGGQVTSKEIDGLTLYGGQFRQNSPRNDASLEDLSMNGKAAFTSDRFNFAGGEYAFNENRTLVGLWYAELEDIYQQQYLQVMHSQPVGDWTLGANLGFFNGKEDGSALAGDLDNRTWSALLSARYGGNTFYVGLQKVGGDDAWMRVNGTSGGTLANDSYNSSYDNAKEKSWQLRHDYNFAALGIPGLTLMNRYISGDDVHTGAVTDGKEWGRETELGYTVQSGAFKALNLKWRNASIRRDFSNNEFDENRLIINYPLSIL
- the ltrA gene encoding group II intron reverse transcriptase/maturase, with the protein product MAIQQALHQMPGKPGRDGAATGEARRGASSDEAGCPRHDQNHTGSGLLQEVLTRENLQLALKRVRANKGVAGVDGLGIDETVEHLKTAWPAIRAQLLAGTYRPSPVRRVLIPKPEGGERKLGIPTVTDRLIQQALLQILQPLLDPGFSDHSYGFRPGRSAHQAVLAAQRYIHSGRNILVDVDLEQFFDRVDHDLLIARLSRKVTDRGVLRLVRAYLNSGTLIDGVVVASERGTPQGGPLSPLLANVLLDEVDKELERRGHCFVRYADDANVYVRSLKAGQRVMAVLRRLYDRLRLQVNERKSAIASAFGRKFLGYSFWLSAQGEIKRGVASQALQRFKSRIRQLTSRNGGRSVSQVVESLRPYLLGWKAYFGLSQTPRRWRGFDEWIRRRLRAIQLKQWKTGRRTYRELRKLGAWPDLAAAIAGNSHRFWHNSVGLIHGVLTVAWFDRLGLPRLC